One window of the Emcibacter sp. genome contains the following:
- a CDS encoding acetyl-CoA carboxylase biotin carboxyl carrier protein, with amino-acid sequence MSTDLPLTSEDVEEIITILEKSHFEVLDIETARYRLRVARSGTGWTQEWSGKNDPVAAEKVLETAAPMETEEGISLVQSPLPGTFYRAPQPGAAPFVEVGSTVEPDTVVAIIETMKLMNPVHAGVTGEVVEIIPENADAVDAEAVLMKVRTS; translated from the coding sequence ATGAGTACCGACCTGCCCCTGACTTCCGAGGACGTTGAGGAAATCATCACCATCCTTGAAAAATCCCATTTTGAAGTACTGGATATCGAAACCGCCCGCTATCGCCTTCGTGTGGCCCGGTCCGGGACCGGCTGGACACAGGAATGGAGCGGCAAAAACGATCCCGTCGCCGCAGAAAAAGTCCTGGAAACCGCCGCGCCAATGGAAACCGAAGAAGGGATCTCGCTGGTTCAGTCGCCGCTTCCCGGCACCTTTTACCGCGCCCCGCAACCAGGCGCTGCGCCGTTTGTGGAAGTCGGCAGCACAGTGGAACCTGATACGGTAGTCGCGATCATTGAAACCATGAAACTCATGAACCCCGTCCATGCCGGTGTGACCGGCGAGGTTGTCGAGATTATCCCTGAAAATGCAGACGCGGTAGACGCCGAAGCTGTCTTGATGAAGGTAAGGACTTCATGA
- a CDS encoding IclR family transcriptional regulator, whose protein sequence is MLNQKVKTVRALERGLDVLMEVQSNSGTTLHELHQRLNLPKPTLLRMLVTLSKSGLVWQRIADGTYHPSAITLARRDHDLTAQIAEIASPHMEGLSRQVNLPSALAVPRFDHMMIVETNSPLVRLDSATLGPVGLKLSYIHTATGRAYLALCDADERDAIIDRIRPATATDDEEKSLRQILDDVCRRGYSLRDPAHCWFDRNKQTVLRDGRRSMAVAVRMHGKPVASLNITCPSSHDQLDEVVVPHFDVIRQTADHIGRALEDIHR, encoded by the coding sequence ATGCTCAACCAGAAAGTGAAAACGGTACGCGCCCTCGAACGCGGTCTGGACGTGTTGATGGAGGTGCAAAGCAACAGCGGCACCACCCTGCACGAACTTCACCAGCGACTCAACCTGCCCAAACCGACTTTGCTGCGCATGCTGGTCACCCTGTCCAAAAGCGGGCTTGTCTGGCAGCGCATCGCCGATGGCACCTATCATCCCAGCGCCATTACCCTGGCCCGGCGGGACCATGACCTGACCGCCCAGATCGCGGAAATTGCCTCTCCCCATATGGAGGGCCTGTCCCGGCAGGTGAACCTGCCGTCGGCACTGGCTGTGCCCCGCTTTGACCATATGATGATAGTCGAGACCAACAGCCCGCTGGTGAGACTGGATTCAGCCACGCTCGGTCCGGTGGGGCTCAAGCTCAGCTATATCCATACGGCGACGGGCCGCGCTTATCTGGCTCTCTGTGATGCTGACGAAAGGGATGCCATCATTGACCGGATCAGGCCGGCGACGGCCACCGATGACGAGGAGAAATCGCTCCGCCAGATTCTGGATGACGTCTGCCGACGCGGTTATTCCCTGCGCGATCCGGCCCATTGCTGGTTCGACCGCAACAAGCAGACGGTGTTGCGTGACGGGCGCCGGTCCATGGCGGTGGCGGTGCGCATGCACGGTAAGCCGGTGGCGTCGCTCAATATCACCTGTCCGTCCAGTCACGACCAGTTGGACGAGGTTGTGGTTCCTCATTTCGATGTGATCCGCCAGACGGCGGACCACATCGGCAGGGCGCTTGAGGATATTCACCGGTGA
- a CDS encoding Tm-1-like ATP-binding domain-containing protein yields MSKPRVMLIIPQDTKEQEARYARQVLEESGCDVVHLDPSVRRTVGGAEISPEEIAEAAGMTIEEVRAIGHEGKIQDVMIEGSLKMAHAADEKEHLSGILSIGGSMGTSLSTNIMRSFPYGLPKLMVSTIASGYTAPYVGVKDIIMMNSVTDISGLNSISREVYRNAALAVAGMAKGYKPQSASDKPLVLITTLGTTEPAVKRIRAALEEDGCEVMIFHSSGAGGPTLDSIAAERDVAMVLDLSVTEMVDYLFDGLANAGPDRGKAGISRGIPTIFAPGNADFIIGGPIEEAREKYPGKKSYHAHNAAMTAVRTNLEDLKQIADHLAALAGEAKGPVRVAVPLHGLSSHDSTEGHLYDPSMPGPFADYIKDVMPENIPVETVEAHFNDEAFSDHIIATARKMMEQSK; encoded by the coding sequence ATGAGTAAACCTCGTGTAATGCTGATTATCCCCCAGGATACCAAGGAACAGGAAGCCCGTTATGCGCGGCAGGTTCTTGAGGAATCCGGGTGTGACGTCGTGCATCTGGATCCAAGTGTGCGCAGGACCGTCGGTGGCGCGGAGATATCTCCGGAAGAGATTGCCGAAGCTGCGGGCATGACCATCGAAGAGGTGCGGGCCATTGGCCATGAAGGCAAGATCCAGGACGTGATGATCGAGGGGTCGCTGAAAATGGCCCATGCCGCCGATGAGAAGGAACATCTGTCCGGCATATTGTCTATTGGCGGCTCCATGGGCACCAGCCTGTCCACCAACATCATGCGCAGCTTCCCCTACGGCCTGCCGAAACTGATGGTTTCGACCATCGCGTCTGGTTATACCGCCCCCTATGTGGGCGTAAAAGACATCATCATGATGAATTCGGTCACTGACATTTCCGGCCTCAACAGTATCAGCCGTGAAGTTTACCGCAATGCCGCCCTCGCCGTCGCCGGTATGGCCAAAGGCTACAAGCCCCAGAGCGCAAGCGACAAGCCCCTGGTGCTGATCACCACCCTCGGGACAACAGAACCGGCCGTCAAGCGCATCCGGGCCGCCCTGGAGGAGGACGGTTGCGAAGTGATGATCTTCCATTCCTCAGGCGCCGGCGGGCCGACGCTGGATTCCATTGCAGCCGAACGGGATGTGGCCATGGTTCTGGACCTGTCCGTGACGGAAATGGTGGATTATCTATTCGACGGCCTGGCCAATGCCGGACCGGACCGGGGCAAGGCGGGGATATCGCGGGGTATCCCGACTATCTTCGCACCGGGTAATGCGGACTTTATCATTGGCGGCCCCATTGAAGAGGCCAGGGAAAAATACCCCGGCAAGAAAAGCTATCATGCCCATAATGCGGCGATGACGGCAGTGCGGACCAACCTGGAGGATCTCAAGCAGATTGCCGATCATCTTGCCGCCCTGGCGGGCGAGGCAAAAGGACCTGTCCGTGTTGCCGTGCCGCTGCACGGTTTGTCCAGTCACGACAGCACTGAAGGTCATCTCTATGACCCCAGCATGCCCGGACCCTTCGCCGACTATATCAAAGACGTCATGCCGGAAAATATCCCGGTGGAGACGGTGGAGGCCCACTTCAATGACGAGGCCTTCTCGGATCATATCATCGCCACCGCCCGTAAAATGATGGAGCAGAGCAAATGA
- a CDS encoding acetyl-CoA carboxylase biotin carboxylase subunit produces MTIQKLFIANRGEIALRIIRTARRLGINTVLGVSEADLTSLPAQEADEVVLLGPAPSAQSYLAVDKVVEAARSSGADAVHPGYGFLSENATFARKIIDSGMKFVGPLPEHLDAMGDKLKARSVAIDAGLPVVPGGEAETAKEAAEVAKETGYPLLIKAVSGGGGRGMKRVDDPSQLASQIDMAMAEAEAAFGDPRIYVERYIGRGRHVEVQVLGSNGKAVHLGTRDCSIQRRFQKLVEEAPAPNIPDDKRAAIEQAAVKLTRHLKYQGAGTVEFLVDAETYDFYFLEMNARIQVEHPVTEKITGLDLIEQQILIAADAPFVLLQENIEFDGHAIEVRINAEDPDADFRPSPGKVTKAAWPAGAGIRVDSHIQSGGVVPPNYDSLMGKLIVHAPSREEAVARTAQALSTLSIEGVVTTAPLHARIMADKRFKSANIDTRFFEDLDNG; encoded by the coding sequence ATGACCATTCAGAAGCTTTTCATCGCCAACAGGGGGGAAATCGCTCTCAGGATCATCCGGACGGCACGCCGTCTGGGGATAAACACTGTTCTTGGCGTATCCGAAGCTGACCTCACGTCACTGCCCGCCCAGGAGGCGGATGAAGTCGTCCTGCTTGGCCCCGCCCCCTCGGCCCAGTCCTACCTGGCTGTTGACAAGGTTGTGGAAGCGGCCCGCAGCAGCGGCGCCGATGCGGTTCATCCGGGCTATGGTTTTTTGTCTGAAAACGCCACCTTCGCCCGCAAGATCATTGACAGTGGCATGAAATTTGTCGGCCCCCTGCCCGAACATCTCGACGCCATGGGCGACAAGCTCAAGGCCCGTAGTGTGGCCATTGATGCCGGTCTGCCCGTGGTTCCCGGCGGCGAGGCGGAGACTGCCAAGGAAGCCGCAGAAGTGGCAAAGGAAACAGGTTATCCCTTGCTGATCAAGGCCGTCTCCGGCGGCGGCGGGCGTGGCATGAAACGGGTCGATGATCCGTCCCAGCTGGCCAGTCAGATTGACATGGCCATGGCCGAGGCGGAAGCTGCCTTTGGCGACCCCAGGATTTATGTGGAACGTTACATCGGGCGTGGCCGCCATGTGGAAGTCCAGGTTCTGGGTTCAAACGGCAAGGCTGTGCATCTGGGCACCCGGGACTGTTCGATCCAGCGGCGTTTCCAGAAACTGGTAGAGGAAGCCCCTGCCCCCAATATTCCGGACGACAAAAGAGCCGCCATTGAACAGGCTGCCGTGAAACTCACCAGACACCTGAAGTATCAGGGGGCCGGCACCGTCGAATTCCTTGTGGATGCGGAGACCTATGATTTCTATTTCCTGGAAATGAATGCCCGTATCCAGGTTGAACACCCGGTGACTGAAAAAATAACCGGTCTCGACCTGATCGAACAGCAGATTCTGATTGCCGCCGATGCGCCATTCGTCCTGCTGCAGGAAAATATCGAGTTTGATGGTCACGCCATTGAGGTCCGGATCAACGCAGAGGACCCGGACGCGGATTTCCGCCCGTCACCAGGCAAGGTGACAAAAGCCGCCTGGCCCGCCGGAGCCGGAATCCGGGTGGATAGCCACATACAGTCCGGCGGCGTGGTGCCCCCGAACTACGACTCGCTGATGGGCAAGTTGATTGTCCATGCCCCGAGCCGGGAAGAAGCCGTTGCCCGCACAGCACAGGCACTTTCCACCCTTTCCATAGAGGGCGTGGTCACAACGGCACCGCTGCATGCCCGGATCATGGCCGACAAACGCTTTAAAAGCGCCAATATCGATACACGTTTCTTTGAGGATCTGGACAATGGCTGA